AATGCAATAAAAGACTACAGTCAAACTACTCTTAGCTCGTGACAATCAGAGGGCTAAGTAGAAACAAAACATTATGCTATATTTCTCAAAAAAACTCTTCCAGACAAGTTGTACTAGCATTTTTTACATTAGAGGCGCCTGAGCATAGCTTGCTTTTAGCTTGCCCTCTGGATATATTATATAACTAACCGATATCGTATATAAGGAGCAATATGTTTAGCTGATAGGTGTCAGGTTTGAAACCAATCGCAATCCCTATGGAAATTGATCATATTTTTATCTTTTCCGACAAAGCAGGAAAAGAATCTGATGATTTGTTAAACTTTGGTTTTTTAGAAGGGAGCAACCGCTCTCATCCGGGGCAGGGCACAGTTAACCGCAAATTTTACTTTGACAATTTTTTCTTGGAGATTGCCTGGGTAAGAGATGAAAAAGAAATCAAAAGCGATATCACTTCTAAAGCAAAGCTATGGGAACGCTCTCAATTTCGTAGCGGCCCCCACTCCCGTTTTGGACTCTGTCTGGAAAATTCAGAATCTACTGACTCGCTGTTTTTGCATAGTGAAAAATATCAGCCCATTTACCTGGCTCAGGATACAGCGGTTAATTTTCTCGCTAACGATAGTTGCCCGGGACTTCCCTGGACCTTTAGGCTACCCTACCGAGGAAGTAAACCTATCCACGATGAACCGACACAGCACCCGAATGGTATAAGGTCATTATCCGCTGTAAAATTTGAAGTGAATACTCTGCAACTAGACCGGCATTTTATGGCTTATCCAAATATCAGTTTTTCCCAAAGTGAGCGTAATTATGTAGTTCTGGAGTTTGATCATCATACCCAGCAACAAGAGATTATATTTGAAAAACTAGACCTGACTATACATTATTAAAGCCATATTTTTAGCAAGTAATTTTTTTAAATGAAAAACGTAACACAGCCCCATTAAGAGTTTTTGATATGTTCCGCTCTATAAAATTTTACTTATGAAAACCTCAGAAGAAGCCATTGTAGTTGAACAATACTTCACTGTTCCTCTAGCTCGCTTGTGGAAGGCACTTACTGACCCAACTCAAATGAGGCAGTGGTTTTTTGAAGATATTAACTCTTTTGAACCCAAAGAGGGCTTTGAGACCAGCTTTGTTGTAAAGAATGAAGGACGGACCTTTCCTCACTTATGGAAAATAATAGAAGTAAAGCCAGGTAAAAAAATTGTATACAACTGGAAATACGAAGGCTATCAAGGCGACTCCTTTGTCACTTTTGAGTTGTTTGAACAGGAACATCAGCAGACCAGACTTAAACTTACTCATAAAGTTATAGAAGACTTTTCCGATGCTATACCTGAGTTTAGTCGTGAGAACTGCCTGGGAGGATGGCAATACTTTATAAAGCAGCAACTAAGCAAATACCTCAGTAAGGAAGAAGGTCACAAATCATAATTTTCATCTTCAATCAATCTTTTAAAAGTAAAATTGCCCCACTTATTTCTCTCCATAATTTTGAGCTCGAATAGCATAGGCAATACTACATAAGCCCCTCAAATTTGAATCAATTGAATCTAACAACAGTTTATTTATAGGCTACTAAAGCTTTAGTATTATTGTAAAATCGCATCCATGGTGGGCTGGCAAAGTAGAACAAATATAATTAAGGATGCCCTTTGATAATAAAAATAACTAAGGATGAATGAATCTGTAGAAGAAATTGAAAAAGTTTGCCAGGAATGCGGCACTCCGATTAAGGGAAGAGCCGATAAAAAGTTTTGCTCCGACGCTTGCCGCAATGCTTATCATAATAAACATACGAGTGACACTAACAACCTGATGCGCAATGTAAATTATACTTTACGTAAAAACCGGCACATTCTGGCCGACCTTAATCCCCACGGCAAAGCCAGAGTACATCGCGATCAGCTAAGCCGCAAAGGTTTTAATTTTAGCTACGTAACCAATATCTATCAGACAAAAAGTGGAAACACTTATTATTTCTGCTACGATCAGGGTTATCTGCTTTCTGACAATGATTATTTTAACCTGGTAGTAAAAAAGGATTATATAGACTGATCAACTTTAAGAGGTTCAGAATTTTTTATTATTTTGAGGTCAAATAATATTACAACAACTTCAATTTTTTTTGCATTTGGAAAACTTGAACCGACTGTGTGTACACACGATCACAACTAAGCCCTGGTCTATAGAAGAAGCAGCGGAAAACTTTGCAAAAGCTGGTGTAAGCGGCATTACAGTTTGGCGCGATGCCCTGGACGGCAGAAATGTTCAGCAGACCGGCGAAATGCTCAGGCAACATCAATTAGAAATTGTATCTCTTTGCCGCGGAGGTTTTTTTCCATCCACCTCAGCTAAAAAGCGAGAAGAAGCTATTGTTGACAACAAAAAAGCAATCGATACCGCAGCAGCTTTAGGTGCGCCTATGGTAGTGCTAGTCTGTGGTGCAGATCCCGGACAGCCGCTCTCAACCTCACGCAAGCAAATACAGGAAGGAATAGAGAAACTACTCCCCCATGCAGAGGCTAATAATGTAAAGCTTACCATTGAGCCCCTACACCCTATGTATGCCGATACCCGCTCAGCCATCAATACCCTGGCCCAGGCCAATGATATGGCAGAGTCTATCAGCTCCAAGTGGGTAGGTATTGCTGTAGATGTGTACCACCTGTGGTGGGATGATCTGCTGCAATCTGAAATTATGCGCTGCGGAAGAAACGACAACCTTTACGCCTTTCATATCTGCGACTGGAAGTCCCCTACTGAAGACATGCTGCTGGATAGAGGCCTGATGGGCGAAGGCTGCATTAATGTACCTGAAATAAGAGGCTGGGTAGAAGAGGCTGGCTTTGAAGGGCAGATAGAGGTTGAAATATTCTCTAACCGCTACTGGGAGATGGATCAGCATCAGTTTTTAGATCAAATAATCAAAGCATATCAGAATCATAGTTAATCAATTCAACAACACAAACTAATCTACTAAAATACGATGAGCGAAAAGAGCATCACTACTCACAGAGTAGGTATTATTATGAACGGAGTGACTGGCCGTATGGGTACCAATCAGCACCTTATGCGATCTATAGCAGAGATTATCAAAGAAGGTGGAGTAAAGATTAGCCCTACCGAGGTGATTATGCCCGACCCTATTCTGGTAGGACGAAATGCTGCCAAGCTGCAAAAGCTTTGCAAAATGTCTGGCATAGAAAAATACACAACTAATCTGGATGAGGTAATGCATGATGACCAATACTCCGTATACTTTGACTCTCAGACTACCGGCCGCCGTGCCAATGCCGTTAAGCAGGCCGCTGAAGCTGGTAAACATGTGTATTGCGAGAAACCTACCGCAGTAGATACACAAACCGCCTTAGATATTTACCATTTTTGCCAGGAGAAAGGCGTTAAAAATGGTGTGGTACAGGACAAACTTTTCTTACCGGGCTTACGCAAAGTACAGCGACTGATTGAGAATGGCTTTTTTGGTGAAATACTTTCTATCCGTGGCGAATTTGGTTATTGGGTATTTGAGGGAGACACCATACCTGCACAACGCCCCTCGTGGAACTACAAAAAAGAAGAAGATGGAGGAATTATCGTAGACATGCTCTGCCATTGGCGCTATGTGCTGGATGGCATATTCGGCAACGTAAAATCAGTTTCCTGCCTGGGAGCTACTCACATACCGGAACGTGTAGATGAGCAGGGCAATCGTTATAAAGCTACTGCCGATGACTCCGCTTACGCTACTTTTGAGCTGGAAGGTGGCATCATCGCTCATTTCAACTCTTCCTGGACGGTAAGGGTACGTAGAGATGACCTGCTCACTTTACAAATTGATGGTACTAAAGGTTCTGCCGTGGCCGGTCTGCGCGACTGCTGGATTCAGCACTATGGTAATACCCCAAAACCCGTTTGGAACCCTGATATTCCTCAGCCTATCAACTTCTACGAAGGCTGGTCTAAAGTACCTGATCAGGAGTTTCATGACAATGCTTTTAAAGTACAGTGGGAGATGTTCCTGCGCCATATCGTAAAAGACGAACCTTTCCCCTACACACTTCTGGAAGGCGCCAAAGGTGTACAACTAGCCGAAAAAGGACTGGAGAGTTGGGAGAAGCGCTGCTGGGTAGACATTCCTAAGCTAGACTAAGCTTATTCACGCCAGAGCACGGGCTGCCTCTGCCGGTATCCCGTGCTTGTACCTCCTTTGACCGTCCGATTACAACACTCAAAAAAACTAAAACTCACTCATGAAAAAAGTAGCTTTTGTTACCGGCGGTAGCCGGGGCATAGGACTAGGAATAGCCGAGGCATTGGCAAAAGCAGGATTTGACATCGCCATTAACGGGATGCGACCTGCAGAAGCAGTAAGCGAAGTGCTGGATAAAATTAAAGCGCATGGAGTAGATGCCCTCTACTGTCAGGGAGACATAGCTTCTACCGAAGCCCGCCAAAACATGCTGGAAAGTATCAGAGCGCATTACGGGCAGCTAAATGTACTGGTGAACAATGCCGGAGTAGCGCCTAAAGAAAGAAAAGACCTGCTGGATGCCAGCGAAGAAAGCTTTGAATATGTAGTAAAAACAAACTTACAGGGACCATACTTCCTTACTCAGGCTGCTGCAAACTGGATGATAGCACAGAAAAAAGAGCAGGATGATTTTCAGGCTTCCATCATCAATATATCATCAATTTCAGCTACCATCGCCTCTGTTAACCGGGGAGAATACTGTATTTCTAAAGCAGGCATGAGTATGATGACCTTGCTCTTTGCCTCTCGCTTGGGCGAGTTTCATATCCCTGTATATGATGTCAGGCCGGGCATTATCAAAACAGATATGACCTCTGGCGTAACAGAAAAATATGACAAGCTTATTGCCGAAGGCTTATGCGCTCAGCCTCGCTGGGGCTATCCCGACGATGTAGGTAAAGCGGTATCTGCTCTGGCACAGGGCTACTTCCCCTATTCTAGTGGGCAGACCATCATGGTAGACGGTGGGCTTACCATCCCTCGTATTTAGCGCCCCAAAGGCGAGTTTCAGCCGTAAACATACTACCGCTGAACATTACTATATATCAGAACATACAACACCTAAAACGACTCATGGATACACCCAATAAACATAAAGCATGGCGCATACTCATTGTGTGTGCTGTACTGTTGACTATACTAACTTTTACCCCACTGGTTATACCGGTCGGTGTTTTTCAGCCGGAGCTTATGGGCATGCCTTACACCTTATGGATGTCTATACTAGTCACTATTTTATATGTAGTGCTCACCTTTATTGGTACTAAAGTTCATCCCGGAAAAGATACTGACAGATAATTATGACTAACTGGATAATCATATTAGGTGTGCTCTACCTGGGCATGCTGGGCTTTGTAGCCACTCGTTCTTTCAAAAAGAACAAAAACGCAGAAGATTACCTATTGGCAGGTTCTAATATAGGAATCATTTTAGGCTTCCTCACCTTTGCTGCTACCCTTTTTAGCACGTTTACTCTGCTGGGTATGCCTGATTTTTTTAGAAATAATGGTGTGGGCGCCTGGATTTTCCTTGCGGTTTCAGACGGAGGAATGATTTTTCTTATCCTCTGGTGGGGCTACCACCTCCGCAAAAAGGTAGCAGATAAAGGGTTTAATGGTGTAGCAGGTCTTTTGATCAAATGCTACCAAAACAAATGGGCAGGGTACGTCAGCTTTGCCGGAGTCTTTCTGTTTCTGGTACCTTACGTTGCTATTCAGATCAGAGGAATTGCTATCTTTCTTACCGCTGTTTTTCCCGAAGCTATGCCCTACTGGGGGTGGGCAGTGCTTATTGTAGCCGTAATGCTAACTTATAGCGAGATTGGTGGCCTTAAAGCTATTATGCATGCAGATGCCATACAGGGGCTTACTCTACTCATCGTTACCTGGATTATAGGTTTCAGTTGTGTAGAGTACTTCGGTAATTTAGAAAATATGTTTGACCAGGTAGAACAAGCTAATGCCGCTTTACTTTCTACCCCCGGGCCTAACGGGCTGTTTAACGCCCAGTTTCTTATTGCTTCTTTCCTTGTTATTCTTTTTATACCGGTAACCCAGCCACAGCTTACTATACGACTGGTAATTATGCGTAACCTTAAAACTACCCATATGATGGCGGTAGCAGTGGGTATATTTGCCATACTTATCATTTTGCCTACCGCGTTTATAGGTATGTATGGTGCGGTTCGCTACCCCGACCTGGCCACTGCTGATTTTCTGTCTAGAGTACTACTTTACGAACAGCCAGATTTTATTGCAGCTATAGCGGTTGTAGGTTTACTGGCTGCCGGGCTTTCTACTACCGACTCACAGATTTTCGCTCTTGGTACTGAGGTTCGCTCTCTTATGAAAGGTGAGGAAAAGAAAGTGCTTAAATATACAAGGTACTCTATACTAGGCTTTGCTGTAGTGGCGCTGATCTTCTCAATACTGGCTGGGGACCAGTTAGTGATGCTGGCTCGGGTGAGCTTTGCCGGCACAGCTATGTTAGCCCCTATGATACTTACCGGGGTACTCGGAAAGAAAACATTGGGGAACGGTATTATCATAGCCACAGCACTAGCCATTGTAGTTTTCATTTTATCATTACTGGGTGCTATACCTTCAGAAGTTGGCCCTTTGCGCATAGATCTTTTTCTGCTGCTTGGTCTAGGCCTGTTTAGTCTGATCTCTTATATGATCAAACGCTGATAAAGCAGACGAACTTTCATGACAAAAAGTCTTTAATGCATTTATATATAGACAAAGTGACATACAAATAAATGTTAAATGTACATTTAAGCGCTTGGTACAGGATTTGTCCTTTAGTTGGCAAACAAAAGGAGATAATGATGAAAAATGTACTTAAAGACTTTGTTCATCAATTTGATGCAATGAATACAATCGGTGGTGGTGTAGCTGCTACTTCCGTAAATATAGATAAGAAGGCAGATCATTTAACCATTACCATCAGTGCTCCTAGCATGAGCAGCGATACATTTAATATATTTTTGAGAGGCAACCAATTGGTAGTCTACTCTGTGCTAAAAAATACTGAGCTGTTTGAAGACGAAGCACACGAAGCAGCTCGCCATATTGTACCCCTGTTCAATCAGGTGTTTGATATTCCTGCATTTGTAGACAAAGATCAGATTGATGCTGTGTATGATAAAGGCCTTCTTAAAGTTCATATGCCATACAATGGTGACCAAAGCATGACACAAGTTAAAAAAATTGATATCAGAGAATATTGAGTTCTCTTTTTTCAAAAAAGATATAGCCGGGTTTAATACTCGGCTTTTTTTTGCTCTATATATTTTTGCCTGCCTCTCCAACCTTAGGGAGATTTATTACTTTTCACAAAATATTATTCTGCTTAAAATCAAGAAACAGCTTTTAGCTCAATAAACAGAAAATAATACCATTCAATATTTATTGAAAATATCATCAAACAATTCCTTATTTATTAATAATAGTTCAATATTTAAATAAAATACATCTTAATTATTGACATTACGCAATCGTTTCCTTTATTTCTTAGACGTTAATATATAAGATTTTTAGCTTTAACCTTAGTCGGTTTTTTCACGTTAAACCTCTTACTTTTGCCAAATAAAATTTTGCAACATTTTTAATTGTGTATTACTATGAAGAAGTTTGCACTTATTTTTTCACTCTTTCTGCTTACTACTTTTAGCGCAGAGGCGCAACTTAGCAAAAAAGCTACCCCCTGGCAGGAGGGTATTATTATTCTAAATAATGAACAGGTAATTAATGGAGAAATTAGCTACGATTATTTTTATGATGTAGTGCTGCACCGTGCTGATGGACTGATAAGCACTTACACCCCTCAGCAGTTTATTTCCTTTATGTACTACGACGAAAAGGAAGACCTTTACCACAATTTTGTGAGTCTGGATAATGAGCTAAATCCTAAATACCAGCAAAAAGCTATTTATGAAGTAGTGCTGGAAGGTAAAGTAAACTATGTACGTAAGCGCAATAAATACCCTACTTACGAGCCTAAAAAAGGGTACCTGGCTAATAAAAACCGTAGACTCAACCAACACAAAGTAGCCTATGAGTACTTTGTACAATACGGCGACCGGCTGATAAAATCCAGAAGGTTTAAGCAGGAGGTACTACCTCTTATGCTGGACCAGGAGCAAAGTCTGGCTTTTTATATGAAAGAGAATAACCTTAAAAGCTATCAAGTAGGAGATCAGATTGAGCTGGTTAAGTATTTTAACAATAATGCTGACTATAACCCTCCTACTGCTTCCAGCAGGCAGGCACGATAGCTAAAATCTTTAAGTTTGGTTAATATGAATGATTAACACCCTGGCCCTCATACTTCTGAGGGCTTTTTTCTATTTATTGCAACTTTTATCCGGCTTCTTCATTTAAGTAAAAAGTAGTTAATTTGCCGGATATGCCCCCACTATTAGAAGTAAACAAATTAAGTAAGCAGTACGAAGGTAAAACTGAAGCTGCCATTCACGACATTAGCTTTAGTTTAGACAAAGGCCAGATTTTGACACTTACCGGAGAAAGCGGTTCTGGTAAAACTACTCTTCTCAAAGCAATTTCAGGCTTAATTCAGACCGATGCCGGCAAAGTTTTCCTGGATGGAGAATGGGTAAAAGGGCCGGATAGAATGCTGGTACCCGGCCATCCGGACATCAAAATGGTATACCAACATTATGAGCTTTCTCCTAACCTGAACGTGGCACAGAATATTATGCGTATTCTTAGAGCATATGTCAAAGAGTACCAGCAGGAACGCACCGAAGAACTAATGGAGCTTTGCAAACTAAGCCATTTACGTGCTCATTACCCCAGAGAACTGTCGGGGGGAGAAAAGCAAAGGGTAGCCCTGGCCCGTGCAATAGCGGAAGAGCCGGTTCTGCTACTGATGGATGAGCCTTTTAGCAATATAGATGTAAGCCTAAAAACTCATTTAAAAAGTGAGCTTTTGGAGATTTTGAGGTCCTTGGAGATCACTGCTATTATTGTTTCTCATGACCCACAGGACGCCCTGTCTATGGCAGACCAGGTAGCCGTAATGCAGAACGGTCATTTACAACAACTGGATAGCCCCGAAAATGTATACCGTAAACCAGTAAATGCTTATGTGGCTCAGCTATTTGGCCACTGCAACCTCATTGCTGCTACTGATGAGTTGGCTGCACAATTGAATAGTCAGCCTAAAACTACGCAGCTATGTATACGAGCAGAAGATATAAGTGTAGATGAGCAAGGTAAGAGTGCATGGAAGGCACAGGTGAAAAATATTCGCTTTATGGGTGCTTTTTATGAAGTAGAAGTAGAAATGGCCCGGCAAAGGCTACTATTTCATCACCGGGCCAATCATATTGAAGTAGGAGATGAAATATCATTATCCATCCCCACTCATAAAATTATTTCACTAGGTACAAACTAGTTATCGGAGTTACCTTTAGATTTAACCATTTTCTTTCCGCCAATGATGGGCGAACGTGTAAAGATGGCATGTTCGTCAAAGAGCTTGCGGTAGGTAGCCATGGTTCTGCTTTTTACACAGCCCAGCGCTTCCATCACCCTAATCATTTTAGGATTAAAATCCCCGACCCAGGTTACAATATAGTTGTCGTACTTAAAATTCTTTTCTTTGAGCGCTTTTGTCTGTAGGTCGTCAAAGATAAGCCCCTCTACCCCTCTAGCCTGGTATTTCTGCTTTACGCCGAAAGCAACACCGTAGCAGGAGTGGAACTTCATATTCATTTTATGGTAGAGAAACTTCAGTTTGCCCCACAGATTCATATTGTCCCCTACCTTACGATAAACCTCATTAATATTAGGTAGAGCAACCATAAAAGCGACAGGCTCATCATCGTAATACACAAAATAGATGATATCCTCGTCCGCCACTGGCTTAATTTGCTGTAGCATGGCAAAGGCCTGCTTTTCTGTCATTGGGGTAAAGTTGTCATGTGTTTGCCAGGCATCATTATATATTTCTATGAAGTGCCGGGCAAAAATGGCCGCTTCGCTTTTTTTGAAGTTAACCACTTTGTAGTGACCTTCTTTCTTGAGCCTGTCTGCCCGACGCTGGTAAAGCTCAGGAAGCGGATCATAAAAGGTTTTGTCAAAGACGATCTGACGATAATATACCTGAAAGCCATAGCTTTCAAACAGGCGCACATAGTACTCAGGGTTGTAGTTTTGCCCATAGTAAGGAGGCTTGTTAAAATTATCTACTATTAGCCCCCAGTACTTATTATTTTCACCAAAGTTGACAGGGCCATCCATAGCTTCTATATCTCTTTCCTGTAGCCAGTCTTTACATCTGTCAAAAAGCATATTGGCTGCCTCCTGGTCATCAATACACTCAAAAAAGCCCATGCCTCCAGTAGGCTGCTCGTAGGTTTTTGCTCTACGCCAGTTGATAAATGCAGCCACTCTACCCACTACATCTCCTACCGCATCGCGCATAATCCATCGGATAGCCTCACCATGACCAAAATATGTGTTGTGATTTTTATCAAAAACCTGCTCTACCTCCTGCCGGATATGAGGAATCCAGTTTGGGTCTCCGGCATATATTTTAAAAGGTAGTTTACGAAACTCTTCTTTTTGCTCACTAGTCTTAACCTCTTCCAGCCTGTACTTCTGGCTAGTAGCGGTAGACAGGTTAGAGGTAGTTGTGTTGTTTGAACCATTCATAGCATTCTTGGATTGCATTTTCAATTGGTGTTTGTGGCATACCCAGCTCTTTTACTGCTTTTTTGGCAGTAAAATAATGTCCATCGCAGGAGACACGAGCCATCTTATAGCTTACTTTAGGGGTAATTCCGAACAATTTGCCCCCTATTGTACCAAGCATACCAAAAGCTTTAGTTGCAAAAGGCGGAATTCCCAGCCGGGGAGGCTTGACACCTACCACTTTGGCTACTTTGGTAAACATCTCCTGGTAGCTAAGGTTTTCATTTCCTAAAATATAGCACTGTCCGG
This window of the Porifericola rhodea genome carries:
- a CDS encoding sodium:solute symporter family protein; the encoded protein is MTNWIIILGVLYLGMLGFVATRSFKKNKNAEDYLLAGSNIGIILGFLTFAATLFSTFTLLGMPDFFRNNGVGAWIFLAVSDGGMIFLILWWGYHLRKKVADKGFNGVAGLLIKCYQNKWAGYVSFAGVFLFLVPYVAIQIRGIAIFLTAVFPEAMPYWGWAVLIVAVMLTYSEIGGLKAIMHADAIQGLTLLIVTWIIGFSCVEYFGNLENMFDQVEQANAALLSTPGPNGLFNAQFLIASFLVILFIPVTQPQLTIRLVIMRNLKTTHMMAVAVGIFAILIILPTAFIGMYGAVRYPDLATADFLSRVLLYEQPDFIAAIAVVGLLAAGLSTTDSQIFALGTEVRSLMKGEEKKVLKYTRYSILGFAVVALIFSILAGDQLVMLARVSFAGTAMLAPMILTGVLGKKTLGNGIIIATALAIVVFILSLLGAIPSEVGPLRIDLFLLLGLGLFSLISYMIKR
- a CDS encoding ABC transporter ATP-binding protein, which encodes MPPLLEVNKLSKQYEGKTEAAIHDISFSLDKGQILTLTGESGSGKTTLLKAISGLIQTDAGKVFLDGEWVKGPDRMLVPGHPDIKMVYQHYELSPNLNVAQNIMRILRAYVKEYQQERTEELMELCKLSHLRAHYPRELSGGEKQRVALARAIAEEPVLLLMDEPFSNIDVSLKTHLKSELLEILRSLEITAIIVSHDPQDALSMADQVAVMQNGHLQQLDSPENVYRKPVNAYVAQLFGHCNLIAATDELAAQLNSQPKTTQLCIRAEDISVDEQGKSAWKAQVKNIRFMGAFYEVEVEMARQRLLFHHRANHIEVGDEISLSIPTHKIISLGTN
- a CDS encoding sugar phosphate isomerase/epimerase family protein, whose amino-acid sequence is MNRLCVHTITTKPWSIEEAAENFAKAGVSGITVWRDALDGRNVQQTGEMLRQHQLEIVSLCRGGFFPSTSAKKREEAIVDNKKAIDTAAALGAPMVVLVCGADPGQPLSTSRKQIQEGIEKLLPHAEANNVKLTIEPLHPMYADTRSAINTLAQANDMAESISSKWVGIAVDVYHLWWDDLLQSEIMRCGRNDNLYAFHICDWKSPTEDMLLDRGLMGEGCINVPEIRGWVEEAGFEGQIEVEIFSNRYWEMDQHQFLDQIIKAYQNHS
- a CDS encoding Gfo/Idh/MocA family protein, with translation MSEKSITTHRVGIIMNGVTGRMGTNQHLMRSIAEIIKEGGVKISPTEVIMPDPILVGRNAAKLQKLCKMSGIEKYTTNLDEVMHDDQYSVYFDSQTTGRRANAVKQAAEAGKHVYCEKPTAVDTQTALDIYHFCQEKGVKNGVVQDKLFLPGLRKVQRLIENGFFGEILSIRGEFGYWVFEGDTIPAQRPSWNYKKEEDGGIIVDMLCHWRYVLDGIFGNVKSVSCLGATHIPERVDEQGNRYKATADDSAYATFELEGGIIAHFNSSWTVRVRRDDLLTLQIDGTKGSAVAGLRDCWIQHYGNTPKPVWNPDIPQPINFYEGWSKVPDQEFHDNAFKVQWEMFLRHIVKDEPFPYTLLEGAKGVQLAEKGLESWEKRCWVDIPKLD
- a CDS encoding 3-ketoacyl-ACP reductase, which translates into the protein MKKVAFVTGGSRGIGLGIAEALAKAGFDIAINGMRPAEAVSEVLDKIKAHGVDALYCQGDIASTEARQNMLESIRAHYGQLNVLVNNAGVAPKERKDLLDASEESFEYVVKTNLQGPYFLTQAAANWMIAQKKEQDDFQASIINISSISATIASVNRGEYCISKAGMSMMTLLFASRLGEFHIPVYDVRPGIIKTDMTSGVTEKYDKLIAEGLCAQPRWGYPDDVGKAVSALAQGYFPYSSGQTIMVDGGLTIPRI
- a CDS encoding Hsp20/alpha crystallin family protein: MMKNVLKDFVHQFDAMNTIGGGVAATSVNIDKKADHLTITISAPSMSSDTFNIFLRGNQLVVYSVLKNTELFEDEAHEAARHIVPLFNQVFDIPAFVDKDQIDAVYDKGLLKVHMPYNGDQSMTQVKKIDIREY
- a CDS encoding SRPBCC family protein, with product MKTSEEAIVVEQYFTVPLARLWKALTDPTQMRQWFFEDINSFEPKEGFETSFVVKNEGRTFPHLWKIIEVKPGKKIVYNWKYEGYQGDSFVTFELFEQEHQQTRLKLTHKVIEDFSDAIPEFSRENCLGGWQYFIKQQLSKYLSKEEGHKS